A genomic window from Micromonospora sp. WMMA1947 includes:
- a CDS encoding VOC family protein, protein MANETTIPLLPCRSVDDVAPFYQALGFEVTYRQERPNPYVTLRREDLHLHFFGVPQFDPADSYGSCLVLVDDLVDIHSAFADGMRATYGKVLVSGVPRMTRPRPRRNQEGHFGFSIVDPGGNWIRFVGRATPPETDDRGGLARTLHNAVVQGDSRGNPAQAARILDGALGRPEADDDPAVRVEALVYRAELALQLDEPESARELVRQARSIPLDDGARDALADTLRHAEDLIAGLPPA, encoded by the coding sequence ATGGCGAACGAGACGACAATTCCCCTGCTGCCCTGCCGCTCTGTGGACGACGTGGCGCCCTTCTACCAGGCCCTCGGCTTCGAGGTCACGTACCGGCAGGAGCGCCCGAACCCGTACGTGACGCTGCGGCGGGAGGACCTGCACCTGCACTTCTTCGGGGTGCCACAGTTCGATCCCGCCGACTCGTACGGCTCCTGCCTGGTCCTGGTGGACGATCTGGTCGACATCCACAGTGCCTTCGCCGACGGCATGCGTGCCACGTACGGCAAGGTGCTCGTCTCCGGCGTACCCCGGATGACCCGGCCCCGGCCCCGCCGCAACCAGGAGGGCCACTTCGGGTTCAGCATCGTCGACCCCGGCGGCAACTGGATCCGGTTCGTCGGCCGGGCCACCCCGCCGGAGACCGACGACAGGGGCGGTCTGGCCCGTACGCTGCACAACGCGGTGGTGCAGGGCGACTCGCGCGGCAATCCGGCGCAGGCCGCGCGGATCCTCGACGGCGCGCTGGGCCGCCCGGAGGCCGACGACGACCCGGCCGTCCGGGTGGAGGCGCTGGTCTACCGGGCGGAGCTGGCACTGCAACTCGACGAGCCGGAGTCCGCGCGGGAGCTGGTGCGGCAGGCCCGTTCGATCCCGCTGGACGACGGCGCGCGCGACGCGCTGGCCGACACCCTGCGGCACGCCGAGGACCTGATCGCCGGCCTGCCACCCGCATGA
- a CDS encoding general stress protein CsbD, protein MSVERARNDLEDLAGPARARLGDLNQDEHAEADRVREQDEIRGKRPGEHIQADARDADDNFST, encoded by the coding sequence ATGAGCGTCGAGCGCGCGAGGAACGACCTGGAAGACCTGGCCGGTCCGGCCCGGGCCCGGCTCGGTGACCTGAACCAGGACGAACACGCCGAAGCGGACCGGGTACGCGAACAGGACGAGATCCGGGGCAAGCGCCCCGGCGAGCACATCCAGGCGGACGCCCGCGACGCCGACGACAACTTCTCCACCTGA
- a CDS encoding alpha/beta hydrolase, producing MKTLTLQTPEVDLVYDVHAPTAAETGHRPLFMIGQPMCADGFTTLASYFPDRTVVTYDPRGLGRSVRKDGRGDDVPEVQARDVRDIIEALGAGPVDMFASSGGAVTALALVAAYPDALATLVAHEPPLIQVLPDAEAARRATAVCQEAYQKSGWGAGMAAFVAMTSWRGEFTDEYFAQPLPDPAAFGMPTEDDGSRDDPLLSDRAAAVTRFRPDVDALRAARTRVVVAVGEESADTLTGRTSVATAELLGGKAAVFPSHHGGFLGEGMGYAGQPEAFARRLREILDA from the coding sequence ATGAAGACGCTCACTCTGCAGACGCCCGAGGTCGACCTCGTCTACGACGTCCACGCCCCCACGGCGGCCGAGACCGGGCACCGTCCCCTGTTCATGATCGGCCAGCCCATGTGCGCCGACGGCTTCACCACGCTCGCGTCGTACTTCCCGGACCGCACCGTCGTCACGTACGACCCGCGCGGGCTCGGGCGCAGCGTCCGCAAGGACGGCCGCGGCGACGACGTGCCCGAGGTCCAGGCCCGGGACGTACGCGACATCATCGAGGCCCTCGGCGCGGGACCGGTGGACATGTTCGCCAGCAGCGGCGGCGCGGTCACGGCGCTCGCCCTGGTGGCCGCGTACCCGGACGCGCTGGCCACGCTCGTGGCGCACGAGCCACCGCTGATCCAGGTGCTGCCCGACGCCGAGGCTGCCCGCCGAGCCACGGCCGTCTGCCAGGAGGCGTACCAGAAGAGCGGCTGGGGCGCGGGCATGGCGGCGTTCGTGGCCATGACGTCGTGGCGGGGCGAGTTCACCGACGAGTACTTCGCCCAGCCGCTGCCCGACCCGGCCGCGTTCGGCATGCCGACCGAGGACGACGGCAGCCGGGACGACCCGCTGCTCTCCGACCGTGCGGCGGCGGTCACCCGTTTCCGGCCGGACGTGGACGCGCTGCGCGCGGCGCGTACCCGGGTCGTCGTCGCGGTGGGCGAGGAATCGGCGGACACCCTCACCGGACGCACGTCGGTGGCCACGGCCGAGCTGCTCGGCGGGAAGGCCGCGGTCTTCCCCAGCCACCACGGCGGGTTCCTCGGCGAGGGGATGGGCTACGCCGGGCAGCCGGAGGCGTTCGCGCGCCGGCTGCGGGAGATCCTCGACGCCTGA
- a CDS encoding cellulase family glycosylhydrolase — translation MFRSPRTARLRVGLVAATAATLVTGTAVMATNAQAAAGCRVNYTTASQWPGGFTANVDVTNLGDPINGWTLRWTFPSGQRVTQAWSADVTSSGADVTATNVGYNGAIATNGSVSFGFNGSWAGTNTAPTAFSLNGVACTGGVGGTTPPPTTTPPPTTTPPPTTPPPTTTPPPTTPPPTTPPPAGNAMAAVAAMQPGWNLGNSFDAVGADETAWGNPRVTEALLDNVRAQGFNSIRIPVTWSNHHGAAPNYTIDAAWLSRVREVVGWALADGFYVVLNIHHDSWQWINTMPTDRTGVLNRYNALWTQIAAAFKDSSPKLTFESVNEPQFTGSSGDAQNATLLNELNTSFHRIVRQSGGNNATRLLVLPTLHTSAEQARVDELVSTFNTLNDPNLIATVHFYGYWPFSVNVAGGTRFDATVQQDLTDQFDRVYNAFVTRNIPVIIGEYGLLGFDRHTGTIEQGEKLKFFEFLGHYARSRKLTTQLWDNGQHFDRTSFVWKDPELFAQIKSSWTTRSGTASSDQVYVPRTGSITAKSLTLNLNGTTFQGLRQGTTDLVNGTDYTVSGSTLTLTASALTRLVGSRAYGVNANLQARFSAGVPWRISIITYDPPVLSNATGTTAAFTLPAQFRGDQLATMEAKYADGSNAGPHNWTSYKEFDVTFAPNYTGNTIALKPEFFAEVNDGQRVTLTFHFWSGTKLTYYVTRSGSTVTGTVS, via the coding sequence ATGTTCCGCTCTCCCCGTACCGCCCGATTGCGGGTCGGCCTGGTCGCGGCGACCGCCGCCACGCTCGTGACCGGCACCGCCGTGATGGCGACGAACGCCCAGGCGGCGGCCGGCTGCCGCGTCAACTACACGACCGCCAGCCAGTGGCCCGGCGGTTTCACCGCGAACGTCGACGTGACCAACCTCGGTGACCCGATAAACGGCTGGACCCTGCGCTGGACGTTCCCGTCCGGCCAGCGGGTCACCCAGGCGTGGAGCGCCGACGTCACCTCCTCCGGCGCCGACGTCACCGCCACGAACGTCGGCTACAACGGCGCCATCGCCACGAACGGCAGCGTCTCGTTCGGCTTCAACGGCTCCTGGGCCGGCACCAACACCGCGCCCACCGCGTTCTCGCTGAACGGGGTCGCCTGCACCGGCGGTGTCGGCGGGACCACCCCGCCGCCGACCACCACGCCACCGCCCACGACCACCCCGCCGCCCACCACGCCACCGCCCACGACCACCCCGCCGCCCACCACGCCGCCGCCCACCACGCCGCCGCCGGCCGGCAACGCCATGGCCGCTGTCGCCGCCATGCAGCCCGGCTGGAACCTCGGCAACTCCTTCGACGCGGTCGGCGCGGACGAGACCGCGTGGGGCAACCCGCGTGTCACCGAGGCGTTGCTCGACAACGTCCGGGCGCAGGGCTTCAACAGCATCCGCATCCCGGTGACCTGGAGCAACCACCACGGCGCCGCGCCGAACTACACGATCGACGCGGCCTGGCTCAGCCGGGTACGCGAGGTGGTCGGCTGGGCGCTCGCCGACGGCTTCTACGTGGTGCTCAACATCCACCACGACTCGTGGCAGTGGATCAACACGATGCCCACCGACCGGACAGGCGTGCTGAACCGCTACAACGCGCTCTGGACCCAGATCGCCGCCGCGTTCAAGGACTCCTCGCCGAAGCTGACCTTCGAGAGCGTCAACGAGCCGCAGTTCACCGGCAGCTCCGGCGACGCGCAGAACGCCACGCTGCTCAACGAGCTGAACACCTCGTTCCACCGCATCGTCCGCCAGTCCGGCGGGAACAACGCCACCCGGCTGCTGGTGCTGCCGACCCTGCACACCTCCGCCGAGCAGGCCCGGGTGGACGAGCTGGTCAGCACGTTCAACACGCTGAACGACCCGAACCTGATCGCCACCGTGCACTTCTACGGGTACTGGCCGTTCAGCGTGAACGTCGCCGGGGGCACCCGGTTCGACGCCACGGTCCAGCAGGACCTGACCGACCAGTTCGACCGCGTCTACAACGCCTTCGTCACCCGCAACATCCCGGTGATCATCGGCGAGTACGGGCTGCTCGGCTTCGACCGGCACACCGGCACCATCGAGCAGGGCGAGAAGCTGAAGTTCTTCGAGTTCCTCGGCCACTACGCGCGCAGCCGCAAACTGACCACCCAGCTCTGGGACAACGGCCAGCACTTCGACCGGACGTCCTTCGTCTGGAAGGACCCGGAGCTGTTCGCGCAGATCAAGTCGAGCTGGACCACCCGCTCCGGCACCGCGTCCAGCGACCAGGTGTACGTGCCGCGTACCGGCTCGATCACCGCCAAGAGCCTGACGCTCAACCTGAACGGCACCACGTTCCAAGGGTTGCGGCAGGGCACCACCGACCTGGTCAACGGCACCGACTACACGGTCTCCGGCAGCACCCTCACGCTCACCGCGTCGGCGCTGACCCGGCTGGTCGGCTCCCGCGCGTACGGGGTGAACGCCAACCTCCAGGCCCGCTTCTCCGCCGGTGTGCCGTGGCGGATCAGCATCATCACGTACGACCCGCCGGTGCTGTCGAACGCGACCGGCACCACCGCCGCGTTCACGCTCCCGGCGCAGTTCCGCGGCGACCAGCTCGCCACGATGGAGGCGAAGTACGCCGACGGCAGCAACGCCGGACCGCACAACTGGACCTCGTACAAGGAGTTCGACGTGACGTTCGCGCCGAACTACACCGGCAACACGATCGCGCTGAAGCCGGAGTTCTTCGCCGAGGTCAACGACGGGCAGCGGGTCACCCTGACGTTCCACTTCTGGAGCGGCACGAAGCTGACCTACTACGTCACCAGGTCCGGCAGCACCGTCACCGGCACGGTGAGCTGA
- a CDS encoding saccharopine dehydrogenase NADP-binding domain-containing protein produces MQVAVFGAYGHTGRFVVAELRERGYEPLPVGRDTGKLAAAFPGTEQRVASVDDPATLDKALAGVTAVVNCAGPFASTAGPLIEAAMRAGIPYVDVAAEIEANRDTFADYAERAEAAGVAVVPAMAFFGGLGDLLVTAATGDWTAADEAHVAYGLSSWHPTAGTVASGVVSRERRDGRRVRFTGGRLVYADGDLPRRDWEFPAPLGVRPVLGEFTMADVVTVPSHLDIPEVCTYMTANAAGDLAAGDAPAAVDERGRSAQTFTVDVVVRSGDVRRRVVAHGQDIYAISAPLAVEAVHRILTGRTRATGVASAGRIFDAPDFLRALSAHLTVETPPAA; encoded by the coding sequence ATGCAGGTGGCGGTGTTCGGGGCGTACGGGCACACCGGACGGTTCGTGGTGGCGGAGCTGCGGGAGCGGGGGTACGAGCCGCTGCCGGTGGGGCGTGACACCGGGAAGCTGGCGGCGGCGTTTCCGGGGACGGAGCAGCGGGTGGCGTCGGTCGACGACCCGGCCACGCTGGACAAGGCGCTGGCCGGGGTGACGGCGGTGGTCAACTGCGCCGGACCGTTCGCCTCGACCGCCGGGCCGCTGATCGAGGCCGCGATGCGGGCCGGGATCCCCTACGTCGACGTGGCGGCCGAGATCGAGGCGAACCGGGACACGTTCGCCGATTACGCCGAGCGCGCCGAGGCCGCCGGAGTCGCTGTGGTGCCCGCCATGGCGTTCTTCGGCGGGCTCGGGGACCTGCTGGTCACCGCCGCGACGGGGGACTGGACGGCGGCCGACGAGGCGCACGTCGCGTACGGGCTGAGCAGCTGGCACCCGACGGCCGGGACGGTCGCCTCCGGCGTCGTCTCGCGCGAGCGCCGCGACGGCCGGCGGGTCCGCTTCACCGGCGGGCGCCTGGTGTACGCCGACGGCGACCTGCCCCGGCGGGACTGGGAGTTCCCGGCGCCGCTGGGCGTGCGGCCGGTGCTCGGGGAGTTCACCATGGCCGACGTGGTGACGGTGCCGAGCCACCTGGACATCCCGGAGGTGTGCACCTACATGACCGCGAACGCGGCGGGGGATCTGGCCGCCGGGGACGCTCCGGCCGCTGTGGACGAGCGCGGCCGGTCGGCGCAGACGTTCACCGTCGACGTGGTGGTGCGGTCGGGTGACGTCCGTCGGCGGGTGGTGGCGCACGGGCAGGACATCTACGCGATCAGCGCGCCGCTGGCGGTCGAGGCGGTCCACCGGATCCTGACCGGGCGGACGCGGGCGACCGGTGTCGCCTCGGCCGGGCGGATCTTCGACGCGCCGGACTTCCTGCGCGCGCTGTCGGCGCACCTCACCGTCGAGACGCCGCCGGCCGCCTGA
- a CDS encoding helix-turn-helix domain-containing protein, protein MTLIALAATDGMLHFELAAACEIFVRDPTGLADPWYDLVVCAPGPVGVGRFAVTPDHGLDHLARAHTVIVPAIEETDAEPPSDLVEAVRAAHGAGARMVSFCTGAFVLAAAGVLDGLRATTHWAHTDALAARYPRVQVDPDVLYVDNGDVLASAGKAAAIDLCLHLIRRDHGSTVANAVARRLVVPPHRAGGQAQYVTTPVPAREDHPLAALLPWAMARLDRPLTVADLARRASMSTRNLVRHFTAATGATPSQWLATQRIRRAQELLENTDDSIDAVAEASGMGTATTLRRHFQRTVGVPPDTYRRTFRRG, encoded by the coding sequence ATGACCCTGATCGCGCTCGCCGCCACCGACGGGATGCTGCACTTCGAGCTGGCAGCGGCCTGCGAGATCTTCGTCCGCGACCCGACCGGCCTCGCCGACCCCTGGTACGACCTGGTGGTCTGCGCTCCCGGCCCGGTCGGCGTCGGCCGGTTCGCGGTCACGCCCGACCACGGGCTGGACCACCTCGCCCGCGCCCACACGGTGATCGTCCCGGCGATCGAGGAGACCGACGCCGAGCCGCCGTCCGACCTGGTCGAGGCGGTCCGCGCCGCGCACGGGGCGGGCGCCCGGATGGTCTCGTTCTGCACCGGCGCGTTCGTGCTCGCCGCCGCCGGCGTCCTCGACGGGCTGCGCGCCACCACCCACTGGGCGCACACCGACGCGCTCGCCGCCCGCTACCCGCGCGTGCAGGTCGACCCGGACGTGCTCTACGTGGACAACGGCGACGTGCTCGCCTCCGCCGGGAAGGCCGCCGCGATCGACCTGTGCCTGCACCTCATCCGCCGCGACCACGGCTCGACTGTCGCCAACGCCGTCGCCCGCCGCCTGGTGGTGCCGCCGCACCGCGCCGGCGGTCAGGCCCAGTACGTCACCACCCCGGTCCCGGCCCGCGAGGACCACCCGCTCGCCGCGCTGCTCCCCTGGGCGATGGCGCGGCTGGACCGCCCGCTCACCGTCGCGGACCTGGCCCGCCGGGCGAGCATGAGCACCCGCAACCTGGTCCGGCACTTCACCGCCGCGACCGGCGCCACGCCGTCGCAGTGGCTGGCCACGCAGCGCATCCGGCGGGCGCAGGAACTGCTGGAGAACACCGACGACAGCATCGACGCCGTCGCGGAGGCATCAGGCATGGGTACGGCGACGACACTGCGCCGGCACTTCCAGCGCACAGTGGGCGTGCCGCCGGACACCTACCGCCGGACCTTCCGCCG